In Salinisphaera sp. LB1, one genomic interval encodes:
- a CDS encoding enoyl-ACP reductase, with product MGFLDGKKALITGLASERSIAYGIASAMREQGAELVLTYQGDKLKPRVEKMGEALGAVAVLPLDVAEDAQIEALFTALGNHWDRLDILVHAIGFAPREALSGGYLDSISRDASRIAHDISAYSFAALAKAARPMLSDKASLITLTYLGSDRVMPGYNVMGPAKASLESNMRFIAADLGPRGVRVNAISAGPIKTLAASGISGFRTMLNYARDSAALKRNVTQEEIGNAAAFLGSDLASGITGEVIYVDAGYRVMGMSRIDEE from the coding sequence ATGGGGTTTCTTGACGGCAAAAAAGCCTTGATCACGGGCTTGGCCAGCGAACGATCGATCGCCTACGGCATCGCCAGTGCGATGCGCGAACAGGGCGCGGAGCTGGTACTGACCTATCAGGGTGACAAACTCAAGCCTCGCGTGGAAAAGATGGGCGAGGCGCTGGGCGCCGTGGCCGTGCTGCCGCTCGATGTGGCCGAGGATGCGCAGATCGAGGCGCTGTTCACCGCGCTGGGCAACCATTGGGACCGCCTGGACATCCTCGTCCATGCCATCGGCTTCGCGCCGCGCGAAGCGCTGTCCGGCGGCTATCTGGACAGCATTTCGCGGGACGCCTCGCGTATCGCACACGACATCAGCGCCTACAGCTTCGCGGCACTGGCCAAGGCGGCCCGCCCAATGCTGTCGGACAAGGCCTCGCTGATCACCCTGACGTATCTCGGCAGCGACCGCGTCATGCCGGGCTACAACGTGATGGGCCCGGCCAAGGCGAGCCTGGAGTCGAACATGCGCTTCATCGCCGCAGATCTGGGCCCTCGGGGCGTACGGGTCAACGCCATTTCCGCCGGGCCGATCAAGACCCTGGCGGCCTCGGGCATCAGCGGCTTCCGCACGATGCTGAACTACGCGCGCGACAGCGCCGCGCTCAAGCGCAACGTCACCCAGGAAGAGATCGGTAACGCCGCGGCCTTCCTCGGCTCCGATCTCGCCTCGGGCATTACCGGCGAGGTCATTTACGTGGACGCCGGCTACCGCGTGATGGGCATGAGCCGGATCGACGAGGAATAG